The Brassica oleracea var. oleracea cultivar TO1000 chromosome C6, BOL, whole genome shotgun sequence genome includes a region encoding these proteins:
- the LOC106296289 gene encoding chorismate mutase 3, chloroplastic, translated as MEAVLLNPTFYNPPSLNLANSSRPVSYFAGKSRFGPPGSLSLRHSAASPIRYSRSLRVDESESLTLDSIRHTLIRQEDSIIFNLLERAQYRYNPDTYDEDAFAMEGFQGSLVEFMVRETEQLHAKVDRYKSPDEHPFFPQCLPEPILPPIQYPQVLHHCADSININKKVWNMYFRHLLPRLVNPGDDGNCGSAAVCDTMCLQILSKRIHFGKFVAEAKFRENPATYETAIREQDRAQLLRLLTYETVEEVIKKRVETKARIFGQDITINDPETGSGADPSYKINPSLVAKLYGERIMPLTKEVQIEYLLRRLD; from the exons ATGGAGGCTGTGCTACTCAACCCCACTTTTTACAATCCCCCAAGCCTCAATCTCGCCAACTCTTCTAGACCCGTCTCGTATTTTGCCGGTAAATCCAGATTTGGACCACCTGGATCTCTCTCCCTCCGACACTCCGCAGCTTCTCCGATCCG ATACTCGAGGAGTCTAAGGGTGGACGAGAGTGAGAGCTTGACACTTGACAGCATAAGACACACTTTGATTCGTCAAGAGGACAGCATCATCTTCAACCTTCTTGAGCGAGCTCAGTATCGCTACAATCCTGATACTTATGACGAAGATGCTTTTGCTATGGAAGGGTTTCAAGGATCTTTGGTCGAGTTTATGGTCAGAGAGACTGAACAGCTCCATGCTAAGGTGGACAGGTACAAGAGTCCAGATGAACATCCCTTTTTCCCACAATGCTTGCCTGAGCCAATCCTTCCCCCTATTCAATACCCACAG GTTCTGCATCACTGTGCTGATTCGATAAACATCAACAAGAAGGTGTGGAACATGTACTTCAGACACCTTCTTCCCAGACTGGTCAATCCTGGGGACGATGGTAACTGTGGTTCAGCTGCCGTCTGCGACACAATGTGTTTGCAGATTCTTTCAAAGAGAATCCACTTCGGTAAATTCGTTGCTGAGGCCAAGTTTCGTGAGAATCCAGCTACCTATGAAACAGCCATCCGAGAACAA GACCGGGCACAACTGTTGCGACTTCTGACGTATGAAACAGTTGAAGAAGTAATCAAGAAAAGAGTTGAGACCAAAGCCAGAATTTTCGGTCAAGACATAACAATCAACGATCCAGAGACTGGATCTGGAGCTGATCCTTCATACAAAATCAACCCTAGCTTAGTTGCTAAACTCTATGGAGAAAGAATCATGCCACTCACAAAGGAAGTCCAAATTGAGTACTTGCTTAGGAGGCTTGACTGA
- the LOC106296288 gene encoding uncharacterized protein LOC106296288 produces MGRWRAVAALLRRNSQLLNSSKPSSSPPCLWKRPAIGSQASPFLNFRCFSAFPSPISIYNNDSDSGSSDVYQSYDFGTKEEEDRGKIPIKAYFLSTSIDLKGMQADNLCNVVPPTSRSTNSIALRFSDSSSGIPTMDDRESVSSCRFMVVFQYGSAVLFNVDDNDVEAYLDIVRRRASGLLTEMRKDDYAVKEKPLLTEEMKGGPDYIVLKTLDTNSIRIIGSVLGQSIALDYFVSQVDKLVEEFAGINRAMEKTGTFTMHRKKLFQLVGKANSNLADVILRVGLFDRSEIAWREARYALIYEYLREEYEVTQRFGNLDFKLKFVEHNIHFLQEVMQNRRSDLLEWCIIFLLTLENILSIYEIVRESTGA; encoded by the exons ATGGGTAGATGGAGAGCAGTCGCTGCTCTTCTTCGTCGTAATAGTCAATTACTCAATTCTTCAAAGCCTTCTTCTTCTCCTCCATGCCTTTGGAAACGCCCGGCGATTGGCTCCCAAGCTTCTCCCTTTCTTAACTTCCGATGCTTCTCAGCGTTCCCTTCTCCGATTTCGATTTACAACAACGACTCTGACTCTGGGTCGAGCGATGTTTATCAAAGCTACGACTTTGGAACAAAGGAAGAGGAAGACAGAGGCAAGATCCCTATCAAAGCCTATTTTCTCAGTACCAG TATTGATTTGAAGGGGATGCAAGCTGACAACTTATGCAATGTTGTTCCTCCCACCTCTCGCTCAACCAACTCTATTGCTCTCAGATTCTCTGATTCTTCTTCCGGTATCCCT ACGATGGATGATAGGGAGAGTGTAAGCAGCTGCCGGTTCATGGTTGTTTTTCAATACGGTTCTGCTGTTCTTTTCAATGTTGATGACAATGACGTTGAGGCTTATCTCGACATTGTTCGTAGGCGTGCTTCTGGGCTGCTTACAGAGATGAGAAAAGACG ATTATGCTGTGAAGGAGAAGCCTTTGTTGACTGAGGAAATGAAAGGTGGCCCTGACTATATTGTTCTCAAAACCTTGGATACTAATAGCATCCGTATCATTGGGAGTGTGCTCGGACAAAGTATTGCCTTGGATTACTTTGTTTCTCAG GTTGATAAATTGGTGGAAGAGTTTGCTGGTATAAACCGTGCAATGGAGAAAACCGGAACTTTCACAATGCACAGGAAAAAGCTCTTCCAACTCGTAGGGAAGGCTAATTCTAATCTTGCTGACGTCATTCTCAGAGTTGGTTTGTTTGACAG ATCCGAGATTGCTTGGAGAGAGGCTAGATATGCGCTGATATATGAGTACCTAAGAGAGGAGTACGAGGTCACTCAGAGATTTGGGAATCTAGACTTTAAGCTAAAGTTTGTAGAG CACAACATTCATTTCCTCCAAGAGGTGATGCAGAACCGAAGATCAGATCTTTTGGAATGGTGCATTATCTTCCTACTTACCCTTGAAAACATTTTATCTATTTACGAGATTGTCCGAGAATCCACCGGAGCTTAA
- the LOC106296822 gene encoding cell division topological specificity factor homolog, chloroplastic — translation MAISGNLRISASLLTPYHHHPKCLSLPSSSKVDFSGFVGSGVNILEPYKCPPGVSIIRGDTRGKARNTGGDYELSPSPAQQEVESFLLNAINMSFFDRLNLAWKIIFPSHASKRSSNARIAKQRLKMILFSDRCAVSDEAKRKIVNNIVHALSDFVEIESEEKVQLNVATDGDLGTIYSVTVPVRRVKAEYQDVDEVGSISNVDYKDTLDGSVDVRFDFYVPE, via the exons ATGGCGATATCTGGGAATCTGAGGATCTCTGCGAGCTTACTAACTCCTTATCATCACCATCCTAAATGCCTTTCACTACCTTCTTCTTCTAAG GTTGATTTCTCTGGATTTGTGGGCAGCGGCGTAAACATCTTGGAACCTTATAAATGTCCTCCTGGAGTGTCTATCATTCGAGGTGACACACGTGGCAAAGCAAGGAACACCGGAGGAGACTACGAGCTATCACCAAGCCCAGCTCAGCAAGAGGTGGAGAGCTTTCTCCTGAACGCCATCAACATGAGTTTCTTCGACCGTTTAAACCTTGCGTGGAAGATCATCTTCCCTTCCCACGCTTCGAAAAGAAGCTCCAACGCGAGAATCGCAAAGCAGCGGCTCAAGATGATTTTGTTCTCGGACAGGTGCGCGGTTAGCGACGAAGCTAAGAGGAAAATCGTCAACAACATCGTTCACGCGCTGTCGGATTTCGTGGAGATTGAGTCGGAGGAGAAAGTTCAGCTGAATGTAGCTACGGATGGTGATCTCGGGACCATTTACTCGGTCACGGTGCCTGTTCGGAGGGTGAAAGCTGAGTACCAAGACGTGGACGAGGTTGGATCTATATCCAATGTGGATTACAAAGATACCCTTGATGGTTCTGTGGATGTCAGGTTCGATTTTTATGTTCCAGAGTAA
- the LOC106298769 gene encoding eukaryotic translation initiation factor 5A-3, which produces MSDEEHHFESSDAGASKTYPQQAGNIRKGGYIVIKGRPCKVVEVSTSKTGKHGHAKCHFVAIDIFTSKKLEDIVPSSHNCDVPHVNRVDYQLIDISEDGFVSLLTDNGSTKDDLKLPTDEALLTQLKSGFEEGKDIVVSVMSAMGEEQMCALKEVAPK; this is translated from the exons ATGTCGGACGAGGAGCATCACTTCGAGTCAAGCGACGCAGGAGCTTCAAAGACGTATCCTCAGCAAGCTGGTAACATCCGTAAGGGTGGTTACATCGTCATCAAGGGCCGTCCCTGCAAG GTGGTTGAGGTTTCCACTTCCAAGACTGGAAAGCACGGTCACGCCAAGTGTCACTTTGTTGCTATCGATATTTTCACTTCTAAGAAGCTCGAAGATATTGTTCCTTCTTCCCACAATTGTGAT GTTCCACATGTGAACCGTGTTGACTATCAGTTGATTGATATCTCTGAAGATGGCTTT GTCAGCCTTCTTACTGACAATGGTAGCACTAAGGATGATCTCAAGCTCCCAACTGATGAAGCTCTCCTCACACAG CTCAAGTCTGGATTTGAAGAGGGAAAGGATATAGTTGTGTCTGTCATGTCTGCAATGGGAGAGGAGCAGATGTGTGCCCTGAAGGAAGTTGCTCCCAAGTAA
- the LOC106300658 gene encoding probable protein S-acyltransferase 22, with protein MRKHGWQLPYHPLQVVAVAVFLALGFAFYVFFAPFVGSKIHQYIAMGIYTPLITCVVGLYIWCAASDPADRGVFRSKKYLKVPENGKFPQSKESKDGCGGSALGGGAKSHDSTCVQDQENGTNKKLESSQRSCLLRVICSPCALICGCCSGRDESSEQQMSEDGMFFCSLCEVEVFKYSKHCRVCDKCVDRFDHHCRWLNNCIGKRNYRKFFSLMISAILLLIMQWSTGIFVLVLCVLRKNQFSAEIALKLGSSFSLVPFVIVVAVCTLLAMLATLPLAQLFFFHILLIKKGISTYDYIVALREQEQELEAGGGQQSPQMSMISSFTGLSSASSFNTFHRGAWCTPPRLFLEDQFDVVPPENASVSSYGKKSVVEERVKKKNQPVKISPWTLARLNAEEVSKAAAEARKKSKIIKPVARRENPFLGLEASSSFGSSGRRNFPAKFEAVNSSNGKHQRRQSKRIRLPAELPLEPLMNVQTRAAIMETSTSSGLGPLQLEARSAFQTSRAMSGSGGGVMVTSSPESSLDSHDIQPFRVSSEAEDSAQLNGFSSAVGLMSQLRGQQQQQQQQSMMMMPLSRSTSDGYDASGGEDSDQVPSRNIHKSR; from the exons ATGAGGAAACATGGATGGCAACTTCCTTACCATCCTCTTCAG GTGGTGGCTGTTGCTGTGTTCTTGGCTCTAGGGTTCGCTTTCTACGTCTTCTTTGCTCCATTCGTTGGGAGCAAGATTCATCAGTACATTGCTATGGGCATTTACACTCCTCTG ATAACGTGTGTGGTTGGACTGTATATATGGTGTGCGGCTTCAGATCCTGCAGACCGTGGAGTTTTCCGGTCAAAGAAGTACCTTAAAGTTCCTGAAAACGGGAAGTTTCCTCAATCAAAGGAGTCAAAAGATGGTTGTGGTGGATCAGCTCTAGGTGGTGGTGCCAAGTCTCATGACAGCACATGTGTACAGGATCAAGAAAATGGAACTAACAAGAAACTGGAGTCATCGCAAAGATCTTGTCTCCTGCGTGTGATTTGCTCTCCTTGTGCATTGATTTGTGGTTGTTGCAGTGGAAGAGATGAGTCTTCTGAGCAGCAGATGAGTGAGGATGGAATGTTTTTTTGCAGTCTGTGTGAAGTTGAG GTCTTCAAGTACAGTAAGCATTGCAGAGTTTGTGACAAGTGTGTGGACCGTTTTGATCATCACTGCAGG TGGCTAAACAACTGCATTGGCAAGCGGAACTATCGAAAGTTCTTCAGCCTCATGATATCAGCTATTTTGTTG CTCATAATGCAATGGTCAACCGGGATCTTTGTGCTGGTATTATGTGTACTCCGCAAGAACCAGTTTAGTGCAGAGATTGCCTTAAAGTTGGGAAGCAGCTTCTCCCTAGTTCCATTTGTTATAGTCGTT GCAGTTTGCACTCTGTTAGCAATGCTGGCAACGCTACCCCTTGCTCAGCTTTTCTTCTTCCACATTCTTCTCATTAAAAAG GGAATTAGTACATACGACTATATAGTTGCACTTAGGGAACAAGAGCAAGAGCTAGAAGCTGGTGGAGGTCAACAAAGCCCTCAGATGTCAATGATCAGCTCTTTCACTGGACTAAGCAGTGCAAGCTCCTTCAATACGTTTCATCGTGGAGCTTGGTGCACCCCACCACGTTTGTTTCTTGAGGATCAG TTTGATGTAGTTCCTCCAGAGAATGCGTCTGTAAGTTCATACGGGAAGAAGTCAGTGGTTGAAGAACGCGTCAAGAAGAAGAACCAACCTGTGAAGATCAGTCCATGGACTCTAGCCCGCCTCAACGCAGAAGAAGTCTCAAAGGCAGCAGCAGAAGCTAGAAAGAAGTCCAAAATAATCAAACCTGTAGCCAGACGAGAAAACCCCTTCCTTGGATTAGAAGCAAGCAGCAGCTTCGGAAGCAGCGGCCGTAGAAACTTCCCAGCAAAGTTCGAAGCTGTTAATAGTAGTAACGGGAAGCACCAGCGAAGGCAATCTAAGCGCATACGGTTACCAGCAGAGTTGCCTCTGGAACCGCTAATGAATGTTCAGACAAGAGCAGCTATTATGGAGACATCAACCAGCTCAGGGCTAGGTCCTCTTCAGCTTGAAGCAAGAAGCGCGTTTCAGACAAGCCGTGCAATGTCGGGATCAGGTGGTGGTGTTATGGTGACGTCTTCACCAGAGAGCAGCTTAGACTCGCATGACATTCAACCTTTTAGAGTTTCGTCTGAAGCGGAGGATTCAGCGCAGCTTAATGGGTTTTCTTCAGCTGTTGGTTTGATGAGTCAACTAAGAGGACAACAACAACAACAACAGCAGCAGTCAATGATGATGATGCCATTGTCAAGGTCTACAAGTGATGGCTACGATGCATCTGGTGGAGAAGACAGTGATCAGGTTCCTTCTAGAAACATCCACAAATCAAGATGA
- the LOC106300780 gene encoding DNA-damage-repair/toleration protein DRT100-like, with protein MNSSYSFSVFIFAAVIIIRCLNPIKAATCHPDDEAGLLAFKSGITRDPSGILSSWKKGTACCSWNGITCLTGDRVTALTVSGQSEVAGSFLSGTISSSLAKLQHLDGIYLMNLKNITGPFPQFLFRLPQLKFVYIENNRLSGPLPVNIGSVSQIEAFSLEGNRFTGPIPTSISNLTKLSQLNLGGNLLTGTIPSGIANLKLMSFLNLGGNRLSGTIPDIFKSMPELRSLVLSRNGFSGNLPPSIASLAPILRFLEVGRNKLSGKIPDYLSRFKALDTLDLSRNQFSGVVPKSFANLTKIFNLDLSHNLLTDPFPALYVKGIESLDLSYNKFHLKTIPKWVTSSPIIFSLKLAKCGITMSLDDWKPAEYYFYDFIDLSQNEISGSPARFLNQTEYLVEFRAPGNKLRFDMGKLTCAKTLKTLHLSRNLVFGMVPATVAGLQTLNVSQNHLCGKLPTTKFPASAFAGNDCLCGPPLSPCKV; from the coding sequence ATGAACTCTTCTTATTCTTTCTCAGTATTCATCTTCGCAGCCGTTATCATCATCCGGTGTCTAAACCCCATCAAAGCCGCCACGTGTCATCCAGATGACGAGGCAGGTCTTCTAGCTTTCAAATCGGGTATAACAAGAGACCCTTCGGGCATTCTCAGCTCATGGAAGAAAGGTACTGCTTGCTGCTCCTGGAACGGTATCACTTGCCTTACCGGTGACCGAGTCACCGCACTCACGGTCAGTGGACAATCCGAGGTCGCCGGAAGCTTCCTCTCCGGCACAATCTCCTCGTCGTTAGCCAAACTCCAACACCTCGATGGTATTTACTTGATGAATCTCAAAAACATCACCGGACCTTTTCCACAATTCCTCTTCCGGTTACCACAGCTAAAATTCGTTTATATAGAGAACAACCGTCTCTCCGGTCCACTCCCGGTTAATATCGGTTCGGTAAGCCAGATTGAAGCGTTTAGCCTGGAAGGAAACCGGTTCACCGGTCCGATCCCAACTTCCATTTCCAATTTGACCAAGCTATCTCAGCTCAATCTTGGGGGTAATCTCTTAACCGGGACAATACCTTCAGGGATCGCTAATCTCAAGCTCATGTCTTTTCTCAATCTTGGCGGTAACCGTCTCTCCGGAACTATCCCCGATATTTTCAAATCCATGCCGGAGCTCCGATCTCTCGTTCTCTCTCGCAACGGATTCTCCGGGAACCTTCCCCCGTCTATCGCATCGCTTGCGCCAATTCTCAGGTTTCTCGAAGTAGGCCGTAACAAACTCTCTGGGAAGATTCCAGACTATCTATCGAGGTTCAAGGCGCTTGACACGTTGGATCTCTCACGCAACCAGTTCTCTGGAGTCGTGCCCAAGAGCTTCGCGAATCTCACCAAAATCTTCAATCTTGATCTCTCACACAATCTTCTTACCGATCCTTTCCCTGCTTTGTACGTTAAGGGAATTGAGTCTCTGGATCTATCCTACAATAAGTTTCACCTCAAAACTATTCCCAAGTGGGTGACGTCGTCGCCAATCATCTTCTCGTTGAAGCTTGCAAAATGCGGGATCACGATGAGCTTAGACGATTGGAAGCCAGCGGAATATTACTTCTATGATTTCATTGATCTGTCTCAAAACGAGATCTCGGGGAGTCCGGCCAGGTTTCTGAACCAGACGGAGTATCTGGTGGAGTTCCGCGCGCCGGGGAACAAGCTCCGGTTTGATATGGGAAAGCTAACGTGTGCGAAGACGCTGAAAACGTTACATCTGTCGAGAAACTTGGTGTTCGGGATGGTGCCGGCCACGGTTGCTGGACTGCAGACATTGAACGTGAGTCAGAACCACCTTTGCGGAAAGCTTCCGACAACAAAGTTTCCGGCCAGTGCGTTTGCTGGGAACGACTGTCTTTGCGGTCCTCCACTTTCTCCTTGCAAAGTTTAG